One window from the genome of Podospora pseudocomata strain CBS 415.72m chromosome 6, whole genome shotgun sequence encodes:
- a CDS encoding hypothetical protein (COG:E; COG:G; EggNog:ENOG503NUBJ), with protein MPHSTSHMRAPSQNRLSNANGSPAHNGTEKFPDFDAAHVFDSSAPNGGGRQQQQNGYGYSRESATQQQPEQRWHAHAHARRDSRVKWAPGAASSHAYSHARKRSSISTAIHRMRSGSMSQNAHEIADALRAPISWKLISLCIMWYWSSALTNTSSKSILTAFDKPATLTIVQFGFVSSYCLILSGLASKFPKLRTLVPALKHPIRYPSRDVIRTTLPLAVFQIGGHLLSSTATSKIPVSLVHTIKGLSPLFTVLAYRFIFDIRYPRATYISLIPLTIGVMLACSSNKSQFGGQFLGILYALLATIIFVTQNIFSKRLFNEAARAEAEGLGVQSKKLDKLNLLCYSSGMAFICTLPIWFWSEGFHILTDFLYDGSVDLTVSPNSFDHGRLTVEYIFNGTFHFGQNILAFVLLSTVSPVTYSVASLLKRVFVIFITLIWFRNPTTRVQAVGIGLTFLGLWMYDRSSERNKADAKARRLTGDNLKGVEGGILPLSVKHNGGITASPQEMNGVFGRGGYGYTNGRVSSPNLVPPASSSGVGVVVNGDSKKSDDYIAGGNGGKGRNRGASNAAAAWLAPGTRAEETWRAGDGGTNSGGVEGSLVAAR; from the exons ATGCCACACTCGACCTCGCACATGCGGGCACCGTCGCAGAACCGACTGTCCAACGCAAACGGTAGCCCGGCGCACAACGGTACAGAAAAGTTCCCCGACTTTGATGCCGCCCACGTTTTCGATTCGAGCGCGCCgaatggaggaggaaggcagcagcaacagaaTGGATACGGATACAGCAGGGAAAGTGCTacgcaacaacaaccagagCAACGTTGGCACGCCCACGCTCACGCCCGCCGCGACAGCAGAGTAAAATGGGCTCCCggcgccgcctcctctcACGCATACAGCCATGCCAGGAAAAGGAGTAGCATCAGCACTGCCATCCACCGCATGCGCTCCGGGAGTATGAGCCAAAACGCCCACGAGATAGCCGACGCCCTCCGCGCTCCAATATCATGGAAGCTCATT TCACTATGCATAATGTGGTACTGGTCCTCCGCCCtgaccaacacctcctccaagtccatCCTCACGGCCTTTGACAAGCCCGCGACCCTTACCATCGTCCAATTCGGCTTTGTATCTTCCTACTGCCTCATCCTGTCAGGGCTCGCCTCCAAGTTCCCCAAACTACGAACCCTCGTCCCAGCTCTCAAACATCCCATCCGATACCCATCCCGGGATGTAATCCgaaccaccctccccctggCCGTCTTCCAAATCGGCGGccatctcctctcctccaccgcgaCATCCAAGATACCCGTCTCGCTAGTCCACACAATCAAGGGCCTCTCCCCGTTATTTACCGTCCTAGCCTACCGCTTCATCTTCGACATCCGCTACCCCCGCGCGACATACATCTCGCTCATCCCTCTCACCATTGGAGTCATGCTCGCCTGCTCCAGCAACAAGAGCCAATTCGGCGGCCAattcctcggcatcctctATGCCCTCCTCGCAACCATCATATTCGTCACACAAAACATCTTTTCCAAGCGCTTGTTCAACGAAGCCGCCCGAGCGGAAGCAGAAGGGTTAGGAGTCCAGTCCAAGAAACTGGACAAACTCAATCTCCTCTGTTACTCCTCAGGCATGGCCTTCAtctgcaccctccccatctggTTCTGGTCGGAAGGGTTCCACATCCTCACTGATTTTTTGTATGATGGTTCAGTCGACTTGACGGTCTCACCAAACAGCTTTGATCACGGACGGTTGACGGTCGAGTACATTTTCAACGGAACTTTTCACTTTGGGCAGAATATCCTCGCGTTTGTGTTGCTGTCTACTGTGTCCCCGGTTACGTACTCGGTAGCTAGCTTGTTGAAGAGGGTATTTGTCATTTTCATCACGCTGATTTGGTTCAGGAACCCGACGACGAGGGTGCAGGCCGTGGGGATTGGGCTGACGTTTTTGGGGCTGTGGATGTACGACCGGAGCAGTGAGAGGAATAAGGCAGATgcgaaggcgaggaggttgacgggGGATAatttgaagggggtggagggggggatttTGCCTTTGAGTGTGAAGCATAATGGTGGCATCACGGCGTCGCCGCAAGAGATGAAtggggtttttgggaggggtgggtatGGGTATACGAATGGGAGGGTGTCGTCTCCTAACCTCGTGCCGCCGGCTTCGAGCagcggggtgggggttgttgtcaATGGCGACAGTAAGAAGTCGGATGATTATATTGCTGGGGGCaatggggggaaggggaggaacAGGGGGGCGAGTAATGCGGCCGCTGCCTGGCTGGCTCCTGGGACTAGAGCGGAGGAGACATGGCgggcgggggatggggggacgaatagtggtggtgttgaggggagTTTGGTCGCTGcgaggtga
- a CDS encoding hypothetical protein (EggNog:ENOG503NUUD; COG:A; BUSCO:EOG09263QUM) codes for MAAPKMTKNQMRRAKKKEQKKAQVEDDSKAPEDTKDDTPRENGSLPDDQTPVADLEVKKDGDEDTKMDADGPIIDEILLDDPAYADFKKAFEKYGMSLDDDDEVAKEANAGNKGEVFFDQDDEIPSEDEDAQPKMSKKKRKKLNKLSIAELKALVRTPEVVEWNDVSSSDPRLLVQIKAQRNIVPVPGHWSLKREYLSSKRGIEKPPFKLPQFIAETGITEMRDAVLEKQAEQTLKQKQRERVQPKMGKLDIDYQKLYDAFFRHQTKPDLTRFGDVYYEGKEWEADYKIFKAGELSEGLRDALGMQPGFPPPWLLQQQRIGPPPSYPTLKIPGLNAPLPPGASWGFQPGQWGKPPLDEYNRPLYGGDIFGLMVPGQPGYPTGAPAQTGQPAAAAAAYITPAEPIDRTLWGELQPPAEESEEEESEEEEEEDSDEEDGDHIPAGGIETSTGLETPGGYASTLHPDASGIESSMGGEFDLRKQSRRGYETEEHPRSAYTVIPERQTRVEGFFGSDKTYDLGRHGAGLPVLGREDEESRKRKKPGDVEVSLDPDQLVREEGVSKEELKKRYEQGRREEGVGAQWNKSQFEEDLTDFIASESRKRQKRDEERRGERRR; via the exons ATGGCGGCCCCAAAAATGACCAAGAACCAAATGCGCcgggcgaagaagaaggagcagaaaAAGGCACAGGTCGAG GACGACTCAAAAGCCCCAGAAGATACCAAGGATGACACCCCAAGGGAAAACGGATCTCTACCAGACGACCAAACACCCGTCGCCGATCTCGAAGTCAAGAAGGATGGCGATGAAGACACAAAAATGGACGCCGATGGTCCCATCATCGACGAAATCCTATTGGACGACCCCGCCTACGCCGATTTCAAGAAAGCGTTCGAAAAGTACGGCATGAGcctggacgacgacgacgaggtagCAAAAGAAGCCAACGCAGGCAACAAGGGCGAGGTCTTCTTTGACCAGGACGACGAGATTCCCagcgaagacgaagacgcGCAACCAAAGatgtccaagaagaagcgcaaaaagctcaacaagctctCCATCGCAGAGCTCAAGGCTCTCGTGCGGACtccagaggtggtggaatgGAACGATGTCTCGTCGTCAGATCCACGTTTGTTGGTACAAATCAAGGCGCAGCGCAATATTGTTCCTGTGCCTGGGCATTGGTCGTTGAAGCGTGAGTACCTCTCCAGCAAGCGTGGCATCGAGAAGCCGCCGTTCAAGCTCCCCCAGTTCATCGCCGAGACGGGCATCACCGAGATGCGAGATGCGGTTTTGGAGAAGCAGGCCGAGCAAACCctcaagcagaagcagcGAGAGAGAGTGCAGCCCAAGATGGGCAAGCTCGACATTGACTACCAAAAGCTCTACGATGCCTTCTTCCGCCACCAGACCAAGCCAGACCTGACTCGATTCGGTGACGTTTACTACGAAGGCAAAGAGTGGGAGGCCGACTACAAGATCTTTAAGGCTGGTGAACTCAGCGAAGGACTCCGGGATGCTCTAGGGATGCAACCAGGCTTTCCTCCCCCATggctcctccagcaacaacgcATCGGTCCTCCCCCGTCTTACCCAACCCTCAAAATCCCGGGCTTGAAcgcccctctcccaccaggAGCTTCTTGGGGCTTCCAGCCTGGTCAATGGGGCAAACCCCCACTAGACGAATACAACCGTCCCCTCTACGGAGGCGATATTTTTGGCCTCATGGTCCCGGGACAGCCAGGGTACCCCACGGGCGCTCCAGCTCAAACAGGCCAgcccgcagcagcagcagcagcgtaCATCACCCCGGCGGAACCAATTGACCGCACACTTTGGGGAGaactccaaccccccgccgaagagtcggaagaggaagaatccgaagaagaagaggaagaagactcggacgaggaagacggagACCACATCCCGGCCGGTGGGATCGAAACTTCCACCGGCCTCGAAACTCCGGGCGGATACGCCAGCACACTCCACCCTGACGCCTCTGGTATTGAATCCAGCATGGGAGGTGAATTCGATCTCCGGAAACAGTCCCGCAGGGGTTACGAAACGGAGGAACACCCGCGGTCGGCGTATACCGTCATCCCAGAGAGGCAAACGAGAGTGGAGGGCTTCTTTGGCTCGGATAAGACGTACGACTTGGGGAGACACGGGGCCGGGCTGCcggtgctggggagggaggatgaggagagcaggaagaggaagaagccgGGGGACGTGGAGGTCAGTCTTGATCCGGATcagctggtgagggaggagggggtgagcaaggaggagctgaagaagaggtatgagcaggggaggagggaggagggggtgggggcgcAGTGGAACAAGAGCCAGTTCGAGGAGGATTTGACGGATTTTATTGCGAGTGAGAGCAGGaagaggcagaagagggACGAGGagcggaggggggagaggaggagatga
- a CDS encoding hypothetical protein (EggNog:ENOG503NZQE; COG:L), with product MTVPIFELPDELRLSLITKQFPCREPQIRALATLLNPSSAPCRNLVVYGTEATGKSAITTALLASLDGDSFKHAIVNSIECITARHLYETVVGKVAAAVEWEAVVPRCESVSQLTVELSKMLRYTERPDGFRFVLVFDGIDHQREAPHTLLPALARLSEIIPSLTTLFILTSPPPNNLLTTFTPNLHFPTYTKPEFITILSLSPPPPITPSTTPTETLDLYTRFLSALYDSLSRPASRTLPSLTQASRTLWPKFIQPILARTHTVKEFSKLIVLARVHFQDESLLDPTLSLSPPTTTTTTPNPTIKTTDLATLLPTTARFLLLSAYLASHNPTKSDLTLFSTFHHGRKRRRGGFTGGRARKNGSQHRKIARKLLGAHAFVLERMLAIFMAVRTEWDPASGGRIKNGIVEGEQGLDNDIYMSIATLASLRLLVKVGGGGDVTDLGGKWRVAVGWEVVRGLGRSVGVEVEEWLVE from the exons ATGACTGTACCAATATTCGAGCTCCCTGACGAGCTCAGGCTCAGCCTCATTACCAAACAGTTTCCTTGCAGAGAGCCCCAGATCAGAGCACTAGCTACACTTTTGAAT CCCAGCTCAGCACCATGTCGGAATCTGGTAGTCTATGGTACCGAAGCAACAGGCAAATCTGCCATCACAACCGCCCTCTTGGCCAGCCTTGACGGGGACTCGTTTAAACACGCCATTGTCAACTCGATAGAATGTATCACAGCTCGCCATCTGTACGAGACAGTCGTGGGCAAGGTGGCCGCCGCCGTGGAATGGGAGGCCGTCGTCCCAAGGTGCGAGTCAGTCTCACAGTTGACCGTCGAGCTCTCCAAGATGCTCAGGTACACCGAACGGCCAGACGGGTTCCGGTTCGTCCTTGTCTTTGACGGCATCGACCATCAACGAGAGGCACctcacaccctcctcccagcacTAGCAAGACTATCAGAGATT ATCCCCTCCCTAACaaccctcttcatcctcacctccccacccccaaacaacctcctcacaaccttcacccccaacctccactTCCCAACCTACACCAAACCCGaattcatcaccatcctctccctctcccctcctcctcccatcaccccctcaacaaccccaaccgaaACCCTCGACCTCTACACCCgcttcctctccgccctctacgactccctctcccgccccgCCTCCcgcaccctcccctccctaaCCCAAGCAAGCCGAACCCTCTGGCCAAAATTCATCCAACCCATCCTCGCCCGAACCCACACCGTGAAAGAATTTTCCAAATTAATCGTCCTAGCGAGGGTTCACTTCCAGGATGAATCCCTTCTCgacccaaccctctccctttctcctcccaccaccaccaccaccacccccaatcccaccatcaaAACAACCGacctcgccaccctcctccctacCACCGCCCGCTTTTTGCTTCTATCAGCCTACCTCGCCTCTCACAACCCGACTAAATCAGACCTCACCCTCTTTTCCACTTTTCACCACGGGCGTAAACGTCGTCGGGGTGGGTTTACCGGGGGTCGAGCAAGAAAAAACGGGTCTCAACACCGCAAGATTGCAAGGAAGCTGCTGGGGGCGCACGCGTTtgttttggagaggatgcTGGCTATATTTATGGCTGTGCGCACAGAGTGGGATCCGGCTAGTGGAGGGAGGATCAAAAATGGGATCGTTGAGGGGGAACAAGGGTTGGATAATGATATTTATATGAGCATCGCCACGCTGGCGAGCTTGAGGCTGTTGGTCAaggtcgggggagggggggatgtgaCGGATTTGGGGGGCAAGTGGAGGGTTGCGGtcgggtgggaggtggttagggggttggggaggtcggttggggttgaggtggaggagtggttggttgaataa
- a CDS encoding hypothetical protein (EggNog:ENOG503P5AE; COG:S), whose protein sequence is MPSTAQTPLPSNQPQPQIRRLPTLQPKADLERDRDRDRERRLQEGPPPRGGSGPGDGNTMSSSTPSASSSSASGGVVEKPYHAKRPHKKSRTGCRNCKSRKVKCDEAKPSCRACTARNDRCVYPVITPTATATAGARNRGATNSSSSAVVATTPARRRALAPVQEPEFIPMERDDLEMRLLWIYTNNTYTSYSSGPFRHRMVDHVLRADVIQHAFAHPFLMNTCLAMAAQHINRAGGRPDMHIPPSKELTYRVKALESFRKAVEKAEASTYPALIACAYLLTGLSTYMFRNNNDSPTSLVILDWMTIWRGIGAIIDVTKLPTLAQSGLLPIIFRPDIDMKTSISHCPAYLLDLANTQDPLDTPFLAGYRECLQVLGSVYEELRRSGHNSHMFIWRVMTFFTFLGREFVTSAHHRRPPALTMIAHYLALTTIISDRVWWLQDMAPHQIPRIFNIIAGMGPPHTALDRTLPLEIPIRCLDPMTNDERSRLVLQDPDWVHPPDHTGEMPVTYDSAEREYLNTKMLRGQSRSPSVSSPPPLSAAGSSEPPSPPAQRKEVVALYTKDELIIPPEDGQEKGVQYRHLEGAYYAVDGVRVTDTEFYRAMGLERGGGMITEM, encoded by the coding sequence ATGCCCTCCACGGCGCAGACACCACTTCCAagcaaccaaccccaacctcagaTTCGCCGtctccccaccctccaaccAAAGGCCGATCTGGAGCGTGACCGTGACCGTGACCGTGAACGACGACTCCAGGAGGGCCCGCCGCCGAGAGGGGGTAGTGGACCCGGCGACGGAAACACCATGAGCTCGTCGACGCCATCAGCTTCATCGTCTTCAGCAtccggtggtgttgtcgagaAACCCTACCACGCAAAACGCCCGCACAAAAAGAGCAGGACCGGCTGTCGGAACTGCAAGTCCAGAAAAGTCAAATGTGACGAGGCAAAGCCGTCATGTCGTGCCTGTACCGCCAGGAACGATCGATGCGTGTACCCAGTCATCACACCAACAGCAACTGCCACGGCGGGAGCTCGCAATCGCGGGGCTActaacagcagcagctcagcTGTTGTTGCGACGACTCCCGCACGCCGACGAGCTCTGGCTCCGGTTCAGGAGCCCGAGTTCATCCCCATGGAGCGCGATGACCTCGAGATGAGGCTCCTCTGGAtctacaccaacaacacttaCACGTCCTACTCCTCTGGGCCTTTCCGGCACCGCATGGTTGACCACGTCCTCAGGGCCGACGTGATCCAGCACGCGTTCGCCCACCCGTTCCTGATGAACACCTGCCTTGCCATGGCAGCTCAACACATTAACCGGGCGGGCGGCCGTCCCGACATGCATATCCCACCTTCCAAGGAGCTCACCTACCGGGTCAAGGCCCTGGAGAGCTTCAGAAAAGCAGTCGAAAAGGCCGAAGCGTCGACCTACCCGGCCCTCATCGCCTGCGCATACCTCCTCACCGGTCTGTCAACATACATGTtccgcaacaacaacgacagtCCAACCTCCCTCGTGATCCTCGACTGGATGACAATCTGGCGAGGCATCGGCGCCATCATCGACGTCACCAAACTGCCCACCCTAGCCCAGTCCggtctcctccccatcatcttccgcCCCGACATCGACATGAAAACTTCCATCAGCCACTGCCCCGCCTACCTCCTCGACCTAGCCAACACCCAAGACCCCCTCGACACCCCCTTTCTAGCCGGCTACCGAGAATGCCTCCAAGTCCTCGGATCAGTCTACGAAGAACTCCGACGCTCCGGCCACAACAGCCACATGTTCATCTGGCGCGTCAtgaccttcttcacctttcTCGGCCGAGAATTCGTCACTtcagcccaccaccgccgccccccaGCCCTGACCATGATCGCGCACTACCTCGCCCTCACAACCATCATCTCAGACAGAGTCTGGTGGCTGCAGGACATGGCCCCCCACCAAATCCCCCGCATCTTCAACATTATCGCCGGCATGGGACCCCCCCACACCGCTCTGGATCGAACCCTCCCCTTGGAGATCCCAATCCGCTGTCTGGACCCCATGACCAACGACGAAAGATCTAGACTTGTACTTCAAGACCCGGACTGGGTCCATCCTCCCGATCATACTGGGGAAATGCCTGTTACTTACGACAGCGCGGAAAGGGAGTACCTCAATACCAAAATGTTGCGAGGACAGTCGAGGTCTCCGTCTgtttcttcccctcctccgctgaGTGCGGCGGGGTCGTCGGAACCGCCTAGCCCGCCGGCTcagaggaaggaggtggtggcgttGTATACAAAGGATGAGCTGATTATCCCGCCGGAGGATGggcaggagaagggggtgcAGTATAGGCATTTGGAGGGGGCGTATTATGCTGTTgatggggtgagggtgacGGATACAGAGTTTTATAGGgcgatggggttggagaggggtggggggatgaTTACGGAGATGTGA
- the KGD1 gene encoding 2-oxoglutarate dehydrogenase E1 component (EggNog:ENOG503NV83; BUSCO:EOG09260AZA; COG:C), with translation MLRTSFRALQGAASTSSRCFSTATVTARASLKLSASRRPLAVAAQKRFDSALHNPPDAADNFLSGNTANYIDEMYLQWKKDPQSVHISWQVYFKNMESGDMPISRAFTPPPSLVPSSNQTVVNLAAGAGVGIGEGTDVTNHLKVQLLVRAYQARGHHKAKIDPLGIRNANKSGFGNIRPKELELDYYQFTEKDLDTEYTLGPGILPRFKRDGREKMTLREIVAACEQIYCGSYGVEFIHIPDREKCDWLRERLEVPQPFKYSIDEKRRILDRLIWSSSFEAFLATKYPNDKRFGLEGCETLVPGMKALIDRSVDYGVKDIVIGMPHRGRLNVLSNVVRKPNESIFSEFAGTAGGEDEGSGDVKYHLGMNFERPTPSGKRVQLSLVANPSHLEAEDPVVLGKVRAIQHYNNDEVEHKSAMAVLLHGDAAVAGQGVVYECLGFHQLPAFSTGGTIHLVVNNQIGFTTDPRFSRSTAYCTDIAKAIDAPVFHVNADDVESVNFVCQLAADWRAEFKQDVVIDLVCYRKHGHNETDQPSFTQPLMYKRIQEKNPQIEIYVDQLLKEGTFTKEDVEEHKQWVWGMLEESFAKSKDYQPTSKEWTTSAWNNFKSPKELATEVLPHNPTGVDRQTLEHIGTVIGTAPEGFNVHRNLKRILANRTKSVVEGKNIDWSTAEALAFGTLVTEGKHVRISGQDVERGTFSQRHAVFHDQETEDIFTPLQHVGKDQGKFVISNSSLSEYGALGFEYGYSLTDPNGFVMWEAQFGDFANNAQVVFDQFIASGETKWMQRTGLVVSLPHGYDGQGPEHSSGRLERFLQLCNEDPRLYPSAEKLDRQHQDCNMQVAYMTTPANLFHILRRQMNRQFRKPLILFFSKALLRHPLARSNIEEFIGETQFQWIIPDPAHQSGEIKAPEEIDRVILCSGQVYAGLHKYRADNKIDNVAITRIEQLHPFPWEQLRENLDQYPNAKTIVWAQEEPLNAGAWSYTQPRIETLLNSTQHHDRKHVMYAGRNPSASVATGLKSSHTKEEQDLLESAFTVTQDKLKGE, from the exons ATAACCCTCCCGATGCCGCCGACAACTTCCTGTCCGGTAACACGGCCAATTACATCGATGAGATGTATCtgcagtggaagaaggatcCCCAGAGCGTCCACATCTCATGGCAGGTCTACTTCAAGAACATGGAGAGCGGTGACATGCCCATCTCCAGGGCCTTCACGCCTCCCCCGTCCCTCGTGCCGAGCAGCAACCAGACTGTTGTCAACTTGgccgccggtgccggtgtcgGCATCGGTGAGGGTACCGATGTCACCAACCATCTCAAGGTCCAGCTCCTTGTGCGCGCCTACCAGGCTCGTGGCCACCACAAGGCCAAGATCGATCCCCTGGGCATCCGTAACGCCAACAAGTCTGGTTTCGGCAACATCAGACCCAAGGAACTCGAGCTCGACTACTACCAGTTCACTGAGAAGGACCTGGATACCGAATACACTCTTGGCCCCGGTATCTTGCCCCGCTTCAAGCGGGATGGCCGCGAGAAGATGACCCTCCGTGAGATTGTGGCTGCTTGCGAGCAGATCTACTGCGGTTCCTACGGTGTCGAGTTCATCCACATTCCCGACAGAGAAAAGTGCGACTGGCTCCGCGAGCGCCTCGAGGTTCCCCAGCCCTTCAAGTACTCCATCGACGAGAAGCGCCGCATCCTCGACCGTCTCATCTGGTCCTCCAGCTTCGAGGCCTTCCTGGCCACCAAGTACCCCAACGACAAGAGATTCGGTCTGGAGGGTTGCGAGACCCTGGTTCCCGGCATGAAGGCCCTGATTGACCGCAGCGTCGATTATGGCGTCAAGGACATTGTCATTGGTATGCCCCATCGTGGTCGTCTCAACGTTCTCTCCAACGTCGTCCGCAAGCCCAACGAGTCCATCTTCAGCGAATTCGCTGGCActgccggtggtgaggatgagggttcCGGTGACGTCAAGTACCATTTGGGCATGAACTTTGAGCGTCCCACTCCTTCCGGAAAGCGTGTGCAGCTGTCTCTGGttgccaacccctcccattTGGAGGCTGAGGACCCCGTTGTCCTTGGCAAGGTTCGTGCCATCCAGCACTATAACAACGATGAGGTCGAGCACAAGAGCGCCATGGCCGTCCTCCTTCACGGTGATGCCGCTGTTGCCGGCCAGGGTGTCGTTTACGAGTGCTTGGGCTTCCACCAGCTTCCCGCTTTCTCGACCGGCGGTACCATCCACCTGGTGGTCAACAACCAGATTGGTTTCACCACCGATCCCCGTTTCTCCCGTTCGACCGCTTACTGCACTGATATCGCCAAGGCCATCGACGCTCCTGTCTTCCACGTCAACGCCGATGACGTCGAGTCTGTCAACTTCGTCTGCCAGCTCGCTGCCGACTGGCGTGCTGAGTTCAAGCAGGACGTCGTTATCGATCTCGTCTGCTACCGCAAGCACGGCCACAATGAGACCGACCAGCCGTCCTTCACCCAGCCCCTGATGTACAAGCGTATCCAGGAGAAGAACCCCCAGATCGAGATCTACGTTGACCAGCTCCTGAAGGAGGGCACTTTCACCAAGGAGGATGTAGAGGAGCACAAGCAGTGGGTGTGGGGCATGTTGGAGGAGAGCTTCGCCAAGTCCAAGGACTACCAGCCTACCTCCAAGGAGTGGACCACCAGTGCCTGGAACAACTTCAAGTCTCCCAAGGAGCTTGCCACTGAGGTCCTTCCTCACAACCCCACTGGTGTTGACCGTCAGACTCTGGAGCACATTGGTACCGTCATCGGCACTGCCCCTGAGGGCTTCAACGTCCATCGCAACCTGAAGCGTATCCTTGCCAACCGCACCAAGTCGGTCGTCGAGGGTAAGAACATTGACTGGTCTACTGCTGAGGCTTTGGCTTTCGGTACTCTTGTCACGGAGGGCAAGCACGTCCGCATTTCTGGCCAGGATGTTGAGCGTGGCACCTTCTCCCAGCGTCATGCCGTCTTCCATGACCAGGAAACTGAGGACATCTTCACCCCTCTCCAGCACGTCGGCAAGGACCAGGGCAAGTTTGtcatctccaactcctctcTGAGCGAGTACGGTGCTCTTGGCTTTGAGTACGGTTACTCTCTCACCGACCCTAACGGTTTCGTCATGTGGGAGGCGCAGTTCGGTGATTTCGCCAACAACGCCCAGGTCGTCTTTGATCAGTTCATCGCCTCTGGTGAGACCAAGTGGATGCAGCGTACCGGCCTTGTCGTGTCCCTGCCCCACGGTTACGATGGTCAGGGTCCTGAGCACTCTTCCGGCCGTCTCGAGCGTTTCCTCCAGCTCTGCAACGAGGATCCTCGCCTCTACCCctcggccgagaagctcgacCGCCAGCACCAGGACTGCAACATGCAGGTTGCCTACATGACCACCCCCGCCAACTTGTTCCACATTCTCCGTCGCCAGATGAACCGGCAATTCCGGAAGC ccctcatcctcttcttctccaaggcTCTCCTCCGTCATCCTCTCGCCCGCTCCAACATTGAGGAGTTCATTGGCGAGACCCAGTTCCAGTGGATCATCCCCGACCCAGCCCACCAGTCTGGCGAGATCAAGGCTCCCGAGGAGATTGACCGCGTCATCCTCTGCTCTGGCCAGGTTTATGCCGGTCTTCACAAGTACCGCGCCGACAACAAGATCGACAACGTTGCCATCACCCGCATCGAGCAgctccaccccttcccctggGAGCAGCTCCGCGAGAACCTCGACCAGTACCCTAACGCCAAGACCATCGTCTGGGCGCAGGAGGAGCCTCTCAACGCTGGTGCTTGGAGCTACACTCAGCCTCGCATCGAGACTCTGCTCAACAGCACGCAGCACCATGACCGCAAGCACGTGATGTACGCCGGCCGCAACCCCAGCGCGTCGGTGGCCACCGGTCTCAAGTCGTCGCAcaccaaggaggagcaggatcTTTTGGAGAGCGCTTTTACCGTGACTCAGGACAAGCTCAAGGGGGAGTAA